A window of the Pungitius pungitius chromosome 3, fPunPun2.1, whole genome shotgun sequence genome harbors these coding sequences:
- the trak2 gene encoding trafficking kinesin-binding protein 2 isoform X1 translates to MFEVKPRPVEKKESSTETDEGLGSSGKQYGSLGSGSADSGSVYLSDSQDWAVSPSCSPDEGHAQPSAISPVLAEETFRYMTYLALDPSSYPHPGSQSLCKVLSADRMEQMTKTYNDIEVVSHLLAERDRDLELAARIGQSLLQRNHLLQERNEALEEQLAQALDQVHQVQHELGKKEELLRMVASASEESETDSSASTPLRQPRPPGGATSVAATLGQLESLQVKLQELEEENLSLRSEACQLKCDTITYEEKEQQLVSDCVKELRESNSQMVSLSDELSQKNEELVRHQEEISQLLSKIVELQHRVKELALEKEELRIHLQASKESQRQLTAELDELADRNAECVEMLHESQEEIKELRSKNTPSAGMRRHLSYGAYPMDSLAAEIEGTMRREMSVEEETASLDQRVSQKRVFQTVRSINSSSPRPALATPPIPGSGHSSLVMTAQPFASTQGEAVRLGQPGCPGGNDLTKALHRLSLRRQNFLCERRFFQAEREKKLQALAGAEGGGEGSGCSSPVGSACSSFSNLSELSFGSSVFKTFLPEKLQIVKPMEGSLTLHHWQQLAQPHLATILDPHPGVVTKGFCPLVQDTVYRLSDMEEDEEHIGVPEKGAAERGKDEDEDEEEGGITFKARFTSTPEERSDETHPAPLTVRPCPPTLPASPVAHPPSSTGRADLCLPPAPQRVTEQPPQPIPGACTTVVQSQSPMFISTTTSSSVQNPGKCQSSTFSTYTITTCSILHPSDITQVTHSSRSSLVANTPSSMRTGPSTPVTPCRLSLGDCFPPRRPLVATSGLAKLVLERGISAQVSTDAPPPSPKAATRQPLFRLLPGTPPNSPSHSRDPSPVPPEPRKQQADNFLASRPAELFLQDVYGLNLGRAPHPDLPSPSQGTPAHDPSPKLGHAKPDLGLVERLRRLGFTRVLQSAESEAPRQGSATFVSAGGGSLLDGLRRNQSLPAMIGARAGKLAGNPTPRPHPTSLALQPPPWGNPKERRRHLASVPQAPPSSTKR, encoded by the exons ATGTTTGAGGTCAAACCCCGGCCGGTGGAGAAGAAGGAGTCGAGCACGGAGACTG ATGAGGGACTCGGCAGCAGCGGTAAGCAGTACGGCTCGTTGGGCTCCGGCTCGGCCGACTCCGGCTCCGTGTACCTGTCGGACAGCCAGGACTGGGCGGTCTCTCCCAGCTGCTCCCCGGACGAAGGCCACGCCCAACCCAGCGCCATCTCCCCCGTGCTGGCCGAGGAGACCTTCCGCTACATGA CGTATCTTGCCTTGGACCCCTCTTCTTACCCCCACCCCGGCTCTCAGAGCCTCTGCAAAG TCCTCAGTGCAGATCGCATGGAGCAGATGACCAAGACTTACAATGACATTGAAGTGGTCTCGCACCTTTTGGCGGAG CGGGACAGAGACTTGGAGCTGGCGGCTCGGATCGGTCAGTCCCTCCTGCAGAGGAACCACCTGCTGCAGGAACGCAACGAGGCCTTAGAGGAGCAGCTGGCGCAGGCTCTGGACCAG GTTCACCAGGTGCAGCATGAGCTCGGCAAGAAGGAGGAACTGCTGCGCATGGTGGCCAGCGCCTCGGAAGAGAGCGAGACCGACTCCAGCGCGTCCACGCCGCTGCGGCAGCCTCGGCCGCCGGGGGGGGCGACGTCCGTCGCCGCCACGCTCGGCCAGCTGGAGTCCCTCCAGGTcaagctgcaggagctggaggaggagaaccttTCGCTGAGGTCTGAG GCGTGTCAACTGAAATGCGACACCATCACctacgaggagaaggagcagcagcttgTGAGCGACTGCGTCAAGGAGCTCC GAGAGTCCAACAGCCAGATGGTATCCCTGAGCGACGAGCTGTCTCAGAAGAACGAGGAGCTGGTCAGGCACCAGGAGGAAATCTCTCAGCTGCTCTCCAAGATAGTAGAGCTGCAACACAGAGTGAAGGAG CTGGCCCTGGAGAAAGAGGAGCTGAGGATCCACTTACAGGCGTCCAAAGAGTCTCAGAGACAGCTCACAGCAGAG CTGGACGAGTTGGCGGACAGGAATGCGGAGTGTGTGGAGATGCTACATGAATCCCAGGAGGAGATCAAGGAGCTCCGCAGTAAAAACACTCCCTCAGCTGGGATGCGGAGGCACCTCTCCTACGGCGCCTATCCCATG gaCTCCCTGGCTGCGGAAATCGAGGGTACCATGAGGAGAGAAATgagtgtggaggaggagaccgCCTCTCTGGACCAAAG AGTGTCCCAGAAGCGAGTATTCCAAACGGTCCGCTCCATCAACTCCTCGTCGCCGCGGCCGGCTTTGGCCACGCCCCCCATCCCCGGCTCGGGACACAGCTCCCTAGTGATGACTGCACAGCCCTTCGCGTCCACTCAGGG ggaggcGGTGCGACTGGGCCAGCCCGGCTGCCCGGGAGGAAACGACCTGACCAAAGCCCTCCACCGGCTATCGCTGCGGCGGCAGAACTTCCTCTGCGAGCGGCGGTTCTTCCAGGCGGAGCGCGAGAAAAAGCTGCAGGCCCTAGCGGGTGCGGAGGGCGGCGGTGAGGGCAGCGGCTGCAGCTCGCCGGTAGGAAGCGCCtgttcctccttctccaacctgTCAGAGCTCTCCTTCGGCTCCAGCGTCTTCAAGACCTTCCTGCCGGAGAAGCTGCAAATCGTAAAGCCCatggaag GCTCACTGACGCTGCATCACTGGCAGCAGCTGGCTCAACCCCACCTGGCCACCATCCTGGACCCCCACCCTGGGGTGGTGACCAAAGGCTTCTGTCCACTGGTTCAGGACACTGTGTACCGGCTGTCTgacatggaggaggacgaggagcataTTGGTGTCCCGGAGAAGGGGGCGGCGGAGCGGGGTaaagacgaggacgaggacgaagaGGAAGGCGGGATCACCTTCAAGGCGCGCTTTACGTCTACgccagaggagaggagcgaCGAAACACACCCGGCGCCTCTCACCGTCCGGCCttgcccccccaccctgccaGCATCACCCGTGGCACACCCCCCTTCCTCCACCGGGAGAGCGGACCTCTGTCTGCCCCCTGCGCCCCAACGGGTCACCGAGCAACCCCCTCAGCCCATTCCGGGAGCCTGTACCACCGTGGTCCAATCACAGAGTCCGATGTTCATCTCCACGACAACGTCTTCTTCAG TCCAAAATCCAGGGAAGTGTCAGAGCTCCACCTTCTCCACTTACACCATCACGACCTGCAGCATCCTGCACCCCAGCGACATCACACAGGTCACCCACAG CTCCCGGTCGTCCCTCGTGGCCAACACACCGAGCTCCATGAGGACCGGTCCCAGCACCCCTGTGACTCCCTGCAGGCTGAGCCTGGGCGACTGCTTTCCCCCCCGACGCCCCCTCGTGGCCACCAGCGGCCTGGCCAAGCTGGTCCTGGAGAGGGGCATCTCCGCACAGGTCTCCACCGACGCCCCGCCTCCATCCCCAAAGGCCGCAACACGGCAGCCCCTCTTCCGCCTGCTCCCCGGCACGCCCCCCAACTCCCCCTCGCACTCTAGGGACCCCTCCCCAGTGCCCCCGGAGCCCCGCAAGCAACAGGCCGACAACTTCCTCGCCTCGCGGCCGGCAGAGCTCTTCCTCCAGGACGTCTACGGGTTGAACCTGGGCCGCGCCCCACACCCCGACCTGCCCAGCCCGTCCCAGGGAACTCCCGCCCACGACCCGTCCCCCAAGCTCGGGCACGCCAAGCCCGACCTTGGCCTGGTGGAGAGGCTGCGGCGGCTGGGGTTCACCCGGGTGCTCCAGAGCGCAGAATCTGAGGCGCCGCGCCAGGGCTCCGCCACGTTTGTGTCGGCGGGCGGGGGAAGCCTGCTGGACGGCCTGAGGCGCAACCAGAGCCTCCCGGCCATGATCGGCGCCCGGGCGGGGAAGCTGGCCGGTAACCCGACGCCTCGCCCTCACCCAACCTCCCTGGCCCTCCAGCCGCCACCCTGGGGAAACCCCAAAGAGCGGCGACGGCATCTTGCCTCCGTCCCCCAGGCCCCGCCAAGTTCAACAAAGCGCTGA
- the trak2 gene encoding trafficking kinesin-binding protein 2 isoform X3 has protein sequence MEQMTKTYNDIEVVSHLLAERDRDLELAARIGQSLLQRNHLLQERNEALEEQLAQALDQVHQVQHELGKKEELLRMVASASEESETDSSASTPLRQPRPPGGATSVAATLGQLESLQVKLQELEEENLSLRSEACQLKCDTITYEEKEQQLVSDCVKELRESNSQMVSLSDELSQKNEELVRHQEEISQLLSKIVELQHRVKELALEKEELRIHLQASKESQRQLTAELDELADRNAECVEMLHESQEEIKELRSKNTPSAGMRRHLSYGAYPMDSLAAEIEGTMRREMSVEEETASLDQRVSQKRVFQTVRSINSSSPRPALATPPIPGSGHSSLVMTAQPFASTQGEAVRLGQPGCPGGNDLTKALHRLSLRRQNFLCERRFFQAEREKKLQALAGAEGGGEGSGCSSPVGSACSSFSNLSELSFGSSVFKTFLPEKLQIVKPMEGSLTLHHWQQLAQPHLATILDPHPGVVTKGFCPLVQDTVYRLSDMEEDEEHIGVPEKGAAERGKDEDEDEEEGGITFKARFTSTPEERSDETHPAPLTVRPCPPTLPASPVAHPPSSTGRADLCLPPAPQRVTEQPPQPIPGACTTVVQSQSPMFISTTTSSSVQNPGKCQSSTFSTYTITTCSILHPSDITQVTHSSRSSLVANTPSSMRTGPSTPVTPCRLSLGDCFPPRRPLVATSGLAKLVLERGISAQVSTDAPPPSPKAATRQPLFRLLPGTPPNSPSHSRDPSPVPPEPRKQQADNFLASRPAELFLQDVYGLNLGRAPHPDLPSPSQGTPAHDPSPKLGHAKPDLGLVERLRRLGFTRVLQSAESEAPRQGSATFVSAGGGSLLDGLRRNQSLPAMIGARAGKLAGNPTPRPHPTSLALQPPPWGNPKERRRHLASVPQAPPSSTKR, from the exons ATGGAGCAGATGACCAAGACTTACAATGACATTGAAGTGGTCTCGCACCTTTTGGCGGAG CGGGACAGAGACTTGGAGCTGGCGGCTCGGATCGGTCAGTCCCTCCTGCAGAGGAACCACCTGCTGCAGGAACGCAACGAGGCCTTAGAGGAGCAGCTGGCGCAGGCTCTGGACCAG GTTCACCAGGTGCAGCATGAGCTCGGCAAGAAGGAGGAACTGCTGCGCATGGTGGCCAGCGCCTCGGAAGAGAGCGAGACCGACTCCAGCGCGTCCACGCCGCTGCGGCAGCCTCGGCCGCCGGGGGGGGCGACGTCCGTCGCCGCCACGCTCGGCCAGCTGGAGTCCCTCCAGGTcaagctgcaggagctggaggaggagaaccttTCGCTGAGGTCTGAG GCGTGTCAACTGAAATGCGACACCATCACctacgaggagaaggagcagcagcttgTGAGCGACTGCGTCAAGGAGCTCC GAGAGTCCAACAGCCAGATGGTATCCCTGAGCGACGAGCTGTCTCAGAAGAACGAGGAGCTGGTCAGGCACCAGGAGGAAATCTCTCAGCTGCTCTCCAAGATAGTAGAGCTGCAACACAGAGTGAAGGAG CTGGCCCTGGAGAAAGAGGAGCTGAGGATCCACTTACAGGCGTCCAAAGAGTCTCAGAGACAGCTCACAGCAGAG CTGGACGAGTTGGCGGACAGGAATGCGGAGTGTGTGGAGATGCTACATGAATCCCAGGAGGAGATCAAGGAGCTCCGCAGTAAAAACACTCCCTCAGCTGGGATGCGGAGGCACCTCTCCTACGGCGCCTATCCCATG gaCTCCCTGGCTGCGGAAATCGAGGGTACCATGAGGAGAGAAATgagtgtggaggaggagaccgCCTCTCTGGACCAAAG AGTGTCCCAGAAGCGAGTATTCCAAACGGTCCGCTCCATCAACTCCTCGTCGCCGCGGCCGGCTTTGGCCACGCCCCCCATCCCCGGCTCGGGACACAGCTCCCTAGTGATGACTGCACAGCCCTTCGCGTCCACTCAGGG ggaggcGGTGCGACTGGGCCAGCCCGGCTGCCCGGGAGGAAACGACCTGACCAAAGCCCTCCACCGGCTATCGCTGCGGCGGCAGAACTTCCTCTGCGAGCGGCGGTTCTTCCAGGCGGAGCGCGAGAAAAAGCTGCAGGCCCTAGCGGGTGCGGAGGGCGGCGGTGAGGGCAGCGGCTGCAGCTCGCCGGTAGGAAGCGCCtgttcctccttctccaacctgTCAGAGCTCTCCTTCGGCTCCAGCGTCTTCAAGACCTTCCTGCCGGAGAAGCTGCAAATCGTAAAGCCCatggaag GCTCACTGACGCTGCATCACTGGCAGCAGCTGGCTCAACCCCACCTGGCCACCATCCTGGACCCCCACCCTGGGGTGGTGACCAAAGGCTTCTGTCCACTGGTTCAGGACACTGTGTACCGGCTGTCTgacatggaggaggacgaggagcataTTGGTGTCCCGGAGAAGGGGGCGGCGGAGCGGGGTaaagacgaggacgaggacgaagaGGAAGGCGGGATCACCTTCAAGGCGCGCTTTACGTCTACgccagaggagaggagcgaCGAAACACACCCGGCGCCTCTCACCGTCCGGCCttgcccccccaccctgccaGCATCACCCGTGGCACACCCCCCTTCCTCCACCGGGAGAGCGGACCTCTGTCTGCCCCCTGCGCCCCAACGGGTCACCGAGCAACCCCCTCAGCCCATTCCGGGAGCCTGTACCACCGTGGTCCAATCACAGAGTCCGATGTTCATCTCCACGACAACGTCTTCTTCAG TCCAAAATCCAGGGAAGTGTCAGAGCTCCACCTTCTCCACTTACACCATCACGACCTGCAGCATCCTGCACCCCAGCGACATCACACAGGTCACCCACAG CTCCCGGTCGTCCCTCGTGGCCAACACACCGAGCTCCATGAGGACCGGTCCCAGCACCCCTGTGACTCCCTGCAGGCTGAGCCTGGGCGACTGCTTTCCCCCCCGACGCCCCCTCGTGGCCACCAGCGGCCTGGCCAAGCTGGTCCTGGAGAGGGGCATCTCCGCACAGGTCTCCACCGACGCCCCGCCTCCATCCCCAAAGGCCGCAACACGGCAGCCCCTCTTCCGCCTGCTCCCCGGCACGCCCCCCAACTCCCCCTCGCACTCTAGGGACCCCTCCCCAGTGCCCCCGGAGCCCCGCAAGCAACAGGCCGACAACTTCCTCGCCTCGCGGCCGGCAGAGCTCTTCCTCCAGGACGTCTACGGGTTGAACCTGGGCCGCGCCCCACACCCCGACCTGCCCAGCCCGTCCCAGGGAACTCCCGCCCACGACCCGTCCCCCAAGCTCGGGCACGCCAAGCCCGACCTTGGCCTGGTGGAGAGGCTGCGGCGGCTGGGGTTCACCCGGGTGCTCCAGAGCGCAGAATCTGAGGCGCCGCGCCAGGGCTCCGCCACGTTTGTGTCGGCGGGCGGGGGAAGCCTGCTGGACGGCCTGAGGCGCAACCAGAGCCTCCCGGCCATGATCGGCGCCCGGGCGGGGAAGCTGGCCGGTAACCCGACGCCTCGCCCTCACCCAACCTCCCTGGCCCTCCAGCCGCCACCCTGGGGAAACCCCAAAGAGCGGCGACGGCATCTTGCCTCCGTCCCCCAGGCCCCGCCAAGTTCAACAAAGCGCTGA
- the trak2 gene encoding trafficking kinesin-binding protein 2 isoform X2, translated as MPVLNIQNEEVYDSIAMEAYLALDPSSYPHPGSQSLCKVLSADRMEQMTKTYNDIEVVSHLLAERDRDLELAARIGQSLLQRNHLLQERNEALEEQLAQALDQVHQVQHELGKKEELLRMVASASEESETDSSASTPLRQPRPPGGATSVAATLGQLESLQVKLQELEEENLSLRSEACQLKCDTITYEEKEQQLVSDCVKELRESNSQMVSLSDELSQKNEELVRHQEEISQLLSKIVELQHRVKELALEKEELRIHLQASKESQRQLTAELDELADRNAECVEMLHESQEEIKELRSKNTPSAGMRRHLSYGAYPMDSLAAEIEGTMRREMSVEEETASLDQRVSQKRVFQTVRSINSSSPRPALATPPIPGSGHSSLVMTAQPFASTQGEAVRLGQPGCPGGNDLTKALHRLSLRRQNFLCERRFFQAEREKKLQALAGAEGGGEGSGCSSPVGSACSSFSNLSELSFGSSVFKTFLPEKLQIVKPMEGSLTLHHWQQLAQPHLATILDPHPGVVTKGFCPLVQDTVYRLSDMEEDEEHIGVPEKGAAERGKDEDEDEEEGGITFKARFTSTPEERSDETHPAPLTVRPCPPTLPASPVAHPPSSTGRADLCLPPAPQRVTEQPPQPIPGACTTVVQSQSPMFISTTTSSSVQNPGKCQSSTFSTYTITTCSILHPSDITQVTHSSRSSLVANTPSSMRTGPSTPVTPCRLSLGDCFPPRRPLVATSGLAKLVLERGISAQVSTDAPPPSPKAATRQPLFRLLPGTPPNSPSHSRDPSPVPPEPRKQQADNFLASRPAELFLQDVYGLNLGRAPHPDLPSPSQGTPAHDPSPKLGHAKPDLGLVERLRRLGFTRVLQSAESEAPRQGSATFVSAGGGSLLDGLRRNQSLPAMIGARAGKLAGNPTPRPHPTSLALQPPPWGNPKERRRHLASVPQAPPSSTKR; from the exons ATGCCGGTATTAAACATTCAAAATGAGGAGGTTTACGACAGCATCGCTATGGAAG CGTATCTTGCCTTGGACCCCTCTTCTTACCCCCACCCCGGCTCTCAGAGCCTCTGCAAAG TCCTCAGTGCAGATCGCATGGAGCAGATGACCAAGACTTACAATGACATTGAAGTGGTCTCGCACCTTTTGGCGGAG CGGGACAGAGACTTGGAGCTGGCGGCTCGGATCGGTCAGTCCCTCCTGCAGAGGAACCACCTGCTGCAGGAACGCAACGAGGCCTTAGAGGAGCAGCTGGCGCAGGCTCTGGACCAG GTTCACCAGGTGCAGCATGAGCTCGGCAAGAAGGAGGAACTGCTGCGCATGGTGGCCAGCGCCTCGGAAGAGAGCGAGACCGACTCCAGCGCGTCCACGCCGCTGCGGCAGCCTCGGCCGCCGGGGGGGGCGACGTCCGTCGCCGCCACGCTCGGCCAGCTGGAGTCCCTCCAGGTcaagctgcaggagctggaggaggagaaccttTCGCTGAGGTCTGAG GCGTGTCAACTGAAATGCGACACCATCACctacgaggagaaggagcagcagcttgTGAGCGACTGCGTCAAGGAGCTCC GAGAGTCCAACAGCCAGATGGTATCCCTGAGCGACGAGCTGTCTCAGAAGAACGAGGAGCTGGTCAGGCACCAGGAGGAAATCTCTCAGCTGCTCTCCAAGATAGTAGAGCTGCAACACAGAGTGAAGGAG CTGGCCCTGGAGAAAGAGGAGCTGAGGATCCACTTACAGGCGTCCAAAGAGTCTCAGAGACAGCTCACAGCAGAG CTGGACGAGTTGGCGGACAGGAATGCGGAGTGTGTGGAGATGCTACATGAATCCCAGGAGGAGATCAAGGAGCTCCGCAGTAAAAACACTCCCTCAGCTGGGATGCGGAGGCACCTCTCCTACGGCGCCTATCCCATG gaCTCCCTGGCTGCGGAAATCGAGGGTACCATGAGGAGAGAAATgagtgtggaggaggagaccgCCTCTCTGGACCAAAG AGTGTCCCAGAAGCGAGTATTCCAAACGGTCCGCTCCATCAACTCCTCGTCGCCGCGGCCGGCTTTGGCCACGCCCCCCATCCCCGGCTCGGGACACAGCTCCCTAGTGATGACTGCACAGCCCTTCGCGTCCACTCAGGG ggaggcGGTGCGACTGGGCCAGCCCGGCTGCCCGGGAGGAAACGACCTGACCAAAGCCCTCCACCGGCTATCGCTGCGGCGGCAGAACTTCCTCTGCGAGCGGCGGTTCTTCCAGGCGGAGCGCGAGAAAAAGCTGCAGGCCCTAGCGGGTGCGGAGGGCGGCGGTGAGGGCAGCGGCTGCAGCTCGCCGGTAGGAAGCGCCtgttcctccttctccaacctgTCAGAGCTCTCCTTCGGCTCCAGCGTCTTCAAGACCTTCCTGCCGGAGAAGCTGCAAATCGTAAAGCCCatggaag GCTCACTGACGCTGCATCACTGGCAGCAGCTGGCTCAACCCCACCTGGCCACCATCCTGGACCCCCACCCTGGGGTGGTGACCAAAGGCTTCTGTCCACTGGTTCAGGACACTGTGTACCGGCTGTCTgacatggaggaggacgaggagcataTTGGTGTCCCGGAGAAGGGGGCGGCGGAGCGGGGTaaagacgaggacgaggacgaagaGGAAGGCGGGATCACCTTCAAGGCGCGCTTTACGTCTACgccagaggagaggagcgaCGAAACACACCCGGCGCCTCTCACCGTCCGGCCttgcccccccaccctgccaGCATCACCCGTGGCACACCCCCCTTCCTCCACCGGGAGAGCGGACCTCTGTCTGCCCCCTGCGCCCCAACGGGTCACCGAGCAACCCCCTCAGCCCATTCCGGGAGCCTGTACCACCGTGGTCCAATCACAGAGTCCGATGTTCATCTCCACGACAACGTCTTCTTCAG TCCAAAATCCAGGGAAGTGTCAGAGCTCCACCTTCTCCACTTACACCATCACGACCTGCAGCATCCTGCACCCCAGCGACATCACACAGGTCACCCACAG CTCCCGGTCGTCCCTCGTGGCCAACACACCGAGCTCCATGAGGACCGGTCCCAGCACCCCTGTGACTCCCTGCAGGCTGAGCCTGGGCGACTGCTTTCCCCCCCGACGCCCCCTCGTGGCCACCAGCGGCCTGGCCAAGCTGGTCCTGGAGAGGGGCATCTCCGCACAGGTCTCCACCGACGCCCCGCCTCCATCCCCAAAGGCCGCAACACGGCAGCCCCTCTTCCGCCTGCTCCCCGGCACGCCCCCCAACTCCCCCTCGCACTCTAGGGACCCCTCCCCAGTGCCCCCGGAGCCCCGCAAGCAACAGGCCGACAACTTCCTCGCCTCGCGGCCGGCAGAGCTCTTCCTCCAGGACGTCTACGGGTTGAACCTGGGCCGCGCCCCACACCCCGACCTGCCCAGCCCGTCCCAGGGAACTCCCGCCCACGACCCGTCCCCCAAGCTCGGGCACGCCAAGCCCGACCTTGGCCTGGTGGAGAGGCTGCGGCGGCTGGGGTTCACCCGGGTGCTCCAGAGCGCAGAATCTGAGGCGCCGCGCCAGGGCTCCGCCACGTTTGTGTCGGCGGGCGGGGGAAGCCTGCTGGACGGCCTGAGGCGCAACCAGAGCCTCCCGGCCATGATCGGCGCCCGGGCGGGGAAGCTGGCCGGTAACCCGACGCCTCGCCCTCACCCAACCTCCCTGGCCCTCCAGCCGCCACCCTGGGGAAACCCCAAAGAGCGGCGACGGCATCTTGCCTCCGTCCCCCAGGCCCCGCCAAGTTCAACAAAGCGCTGA